A region from the Lentisphaera profundi genome encodes:
- a CDS encoding transposase: MARKARIKLTVGSYYHVTNRVAGFKEDRPFGDIEKAYFYKLLNQMREFYTIDVLSSVCMSNHFHLVIFAPRENPSHKAVVKRYKKYRGQKFNLVDENCLKNEQFLAKLASRMRDISEFMKDFQQRFTRWYNRTRKDKYGSIHPRRGRLWQDRFFSGLIEKKSYLWICLLYIELNPVRAHIYKEASLYNYSSYGQYCGSGKHPYKQELIKHFKSDIESKSDEEHFRDLMEEMRKAFLSVQTFLFGGEDEESQVSKRLEEISRRASYWTKGLLVGSKTFVLEHAAKTYEKESLKRLERRLKREEKSNQSGLGIFSLQGL; this comes from the coding sequence ATGGCACGGAAAGCAAGAATTAAACTCACAGTTGGTTCCTATTACCACGTAACAAACCGCGTTGCAGGTTTTAAAGAAGACCGTCCCTTTGGGGATATCGAAAAAGCCTATTTTTACAAGCTACTCAATCAAATGCGAGAGTTTTATACGATAGACGTTCTCTCCTCAGTATGCATGAGCAATCATTTTCATCTCGTGATCTTTGCTCCAAGGGAAAATCCAAGCCATAAGGCGGTAGTAAAGCGCTACAAAAAATATCGCGGTCAAAAATTTAACTTAGTCGATGAAAATTGTTTGAAAAATGAACAGTTCCTTGCGAAACTCGCAAGTCGTATGAGGGATATTTCGGAATTCATGAAAGATTTTCAACAGCGTTTCACCCGTTGGTATAATCGTACCCGAAAAGACAAGTACGGCAGCATTCATCCACGTCGAGGCAGACTTTGGCAAGATCGCTTTTTTAGCGGACTCATTGAAAAGAAATCTTATCTCTGGATATGCCTCCTTTATATCGAACTCAATCCCGTTCGTGCTCATATTTACAAGGAAGCAAGTCTTTATAATTACTCAAGTTACGGACAGTACTGTGGGTCTGGCAAGCATCCTTACAAGCAAGAACTAATAAAGCATTTTAAAAGTGATATTGAATCAAAATCTGATGAAGAACACTTTAGGGATTTAATGGAGGAAATGAGAAAAGCCTTCCTTAGTGTTCAAACTTTTTTATTTGGTGGAGAAGATGAAGAAAGCCAAGTTTCAAAGAGACTCGAGGAGATCTCGCGGCGAGCTTCGTATTGGACTAAGGGCTTGCTTGTAGGAAGTAAGACTTTTGTTTTGGAGCATGCTGCTAAAACTTACGAAAAAGAATCGCTGAAACGGCTTGAGCGTCGTTTGAAACGAGAGGAAAAATCGAATCAAAGTGGTCTTGGTATATTTAGCCTGCAAGGCCTCTAA
- a CDS encoding IclR family transcriptional regulator: MKDLTGTLPKALIVLQFMADKQKEVSFQMIKNHSQLSANVLSRILKTYIEWGFLDKDPVSGLYSLGPASFDLSKSILERKSLEDIVLSEVKKLAGNTQESAAFFTYDGEWVKLIAKEEVANSYHYLNLESREIHSANNAFFYCLLPFLSPEKSQRIFDESEEAFNYDPAEVLENFKTIREQGYFIRKESYKRADISRICVPILQGDTVKGSVGVTVNSHNISESDLAEILQQCLYTARSIKAQL, encoded by the coding sequence ATGAAAGATTTAACTGGGACTTTACCAAAAGCTTTAATTGTATTGCAGTTTATGGCAGATAAACAAAAAGAGGTGAGCTTTCAAATGATTAAAAATCATTCGCAACTCAGTGCAAATGTTTTATCAAGGATATTGAAAACGTATATAGAATGGGGTTTTCTGGACAAAGATCCGGTTTCGGGTCTGTATAGTTTGGGCCCAGCAAGTTTTGATTTGAGCAAATCCATTCTCGAACGTAAATCTCTGGAGGATATAGTCCTTTCTGAAGTGAAGAAATTAGCTGGCAATACGCAGGAATCAGCCGCTTTTTTTACTTATGATGGTGAATGGGTGAAACTGATTGCGAAAGAAGAAGTCGCTAATTCCTATCATTACCTCAACTTAGAAAGTCGTGAAATTCACTCGGCAAATAATGCCTTTTTTTACTGTTTATTGCCTTTTTTATCACCTGAAAAGAGTCAGCGTATTTTCGACGAAAGTGAGGAGGCGTTTAATTATGATCCTGCAGAAGTTCTTGAAAACTTTAAAACAATTCGTGAGCAAGGATACTTCATTCGCAAAGAAAGCTATAAACGTGCCGATATAAGCCGTATTTGTGTACCGATCCTTCAAGGTGATACGGTCAAAGGTAGCGTGGGCGTGACTGTGAATAGTCACAATATTAGCGAAAGTGATTTAGCAGAGATCTTGCAGCAGTGTTTGTATACTGCAAGATCGATTAAAGCTCAGCTCTAG
- a CDS encoding sulfatase produces the protein MKYILAFFLLFQALADSKPNIIFIMSDDHTSQAIGAYGGRLAKLNPTPTIDQLAKEGIIMSNAFCSNSICTPSRASIMTGQYAHINGVLDLKGSIPSDQQYLAHEMRRAGYQTAMIGKWHLKKLPAAFDYYKVLPGQGKYFDPNFFEGTYGDEIGSPVVMRGHSSDCLTDSALDWLSNKRKPKQAFFLKFHFKAPHDFFHYAPRYENYLADVHIPEPSSLWDNKNNGSLATKGHKDELINHIGTSIGLRNTRRNYANTWAKGIKDETLAKRTAYQTYLKKYLRCVKGIDDNMKRLISYLKKENLYDNTIIIYTGDQGFMLGEHDYQDKRWAYEETMRMPFIIRYPKTIKAGSQSDAIIENIDYPAMMLDYAGVKTPSYMQGRSFRSILETTKEPKDWKQAAYYQYWMHMAHHDNPAHIAMRTKKYKLILYYGAKPQDLSPETPPAWELYDLENDPHELQNIYETAPKNLVFRLKKQFADMRKENGADNSKFAVNQVINDFWNYDEDDRQQAIQISKKYAESRSAKEQ, from the coding sequence ATGAAATATATACTAGCATTTTTTCTGCTCTTTCAGGCTTTAGCAGATTCCAAACCCAATATCATCTTTATCATGTCAGATGACCACACAAGCCAAGCCATTGGTGCTTATGGCGGACGCTTAGCAAAACTTAATCCCACTCCGACCATCGACCAACTCGCTAAAGAAGGCATCATCATGAGCAATGCATTTTGCTCTAATTCTATTTGCACTCCTAGTCGCGCCTCGATCATGACTGGCCAATACGCCCACATTAATGGCGTATTAGATTTAAAGGGCAGTATTCCTTCTGACCAACAATACCTCGCTCACGAAATGCGCCGAGCGGGATACCAGACTGCCATGATTGGTAAATGGCATTTAAAGAAACTTCCCGCGGCCTTTGATTATTACAAAGTTCTTCCTGGTCAGGGTAAATACTTCGACCCGAATTTTTTTGAGGGTACTTATGGTGATGAAATAGGTTCTCCCGTGGTCATGCGCGGGCATTCATCGGATTGTTTAACCGATTCTGCTCTTGATTGGCTTAGCAATAAACGTAAGCCCAAGCAAGCATTCTTTCTCAAATTTCATTTTAAAGCCCCTCATGATTTCTTTCATTACGCACCACGTTATGAAAATTATTTAGCTGATGTCCACATCCCCGAACCAAGCAGCCTATGGGACAACAAGAACAATGGCTCTTTAGCCACAAAGGGACATAAAGATGAACTCATCAATCACATCGGCACCTCAATTGGTTTGCGTAATACGCGTCGAAATTATGCCAATACTTGGGCAAAAGGAATCAAAGACGAGACTTTAGCCAAGAGAACTGCTTATCAAACCTACCTAAAAAAGTACCTCCGCTGCGTCAAGGGAATTGATGATAATATGAAGCGCTTAATAAGTTATTTAAAGAAAGAAAACTTATATGATAACACCATTATTATTTATACTGGTGACCAAGGCTTCATGCTCGGCGAACACGATTACCAAGACAAACGCTGGGCCTACGAGGAAACCATGCGCATGCCCTTCATTATCCGTTATCCAAAAACAATTAAAGCAGGCTCACAATCAGATGCGATTATCGAAAATATTGATTACCCCGCGATGATGTTAGATTATGCCGGAGTCAAAACTCCCTCATACATGCAAGGCCGAAGTTTTCGCTCTATTCTGGAAACGACCAAAGAACCAAAAGACTGGAAGCAAGCCGCCTATTATCAGTACTGGATGCACATGGCTCACCACGATAATCCGGCTCATATTGCGATGCGCACGAAAAAATATAAATTGATTCTCTATTACGGTGCTAAACCTCAAGATTTAAGTCCCGAAACACCTCCTGCTTGGGAACTCTATGACTTAGAGAATGATCCGCACGAATTACAAAATATCTACGAAACTGCACCCAAGAACCTCGTCTTTCGACTCAAAAAACAATTCGCTGATATGCGTAAAGAAAATGGTGCTGACAATTCAAAATTTGCCGTCAATCAAGTCATTAATGACTTCTGGAACTACGATGAAGACGATCGTCAGCAGGCGATCCAAATCTCCAAAAAATACGCTGAATCTCGCTCAGCTAAAGAACAATAG
- a CDS encoding formylglycine-generating enzyme family protein codes for MKTTLIISLFTFLFMSCTSQDSSLSIDEMTFQAIPKGNFHMGTSAGSSDQQPARNVTISQNFWMAKYELTQEKWLQYTGKTIQQQRDLTNPLWSLRGVGPQHPIYYVSWQECQSLINKLNTQLADQLPKGYVFALPSEAQWEYACQANGSAKPSGDLSLLAWFDGNSDEQCHPVGTKNSNAWGIHDMYGNVWEWCSDYYEHYNPKDLIDPIASKQSNVHSTRGASWHEGAGDCYAAKRDWYSADGRLYNLGLRLAIVPRD; via the coding sequence ATGAAAACAACTTTAATCATTAGTCTTTTCACTTTTCTCTTCATGAGTTGCACTAGCCAAGATTCATCTTTAAGTATTGATGAAATGACATTCCAAGCCATTCCCAAAGGAAATTTCCACATGGGGACAAGCGCGGGCAGTAGTGATCAACAACCCGCACGTAATGTCACTATCAGTCAAAATTTCTGGATGGCAAAATACGAACTTACCCAAGAAAAATGGTTGCAGTACACAGGTAAAACGATTCAACAACAACGAGATCTCACAAATCCTCTTTGGTCCTTACGTGGCGTAGGTCCTCAGCATCCAATTTATTATGTTTCATGGCAGGAATGCCAAAGTTTGATCAATAAACTGAATACACAGTTGGCTGATCAACTTCCAAAAGGATACGTTTTTGCCTTGCCCTCAGAGGCTCAATGGGAATATGCCTGCCAAGCAAATGGCTCCGCTAAACCGAGTGGCGATTTATCTTTACTCGCTTGGTTTGATGGCAACTCAGATGAGCAATGCCATCCCGTGGGAACGAAAAACTCCAATGCTTGGGGCATACATGATATGTATGGAAACGTTTGGGAATGGTGTTCAGATTATTATGAACATTACAATCCCAAGGATTTAATAGATCCTATCGCGTCAAAACAATCAAATGTCCATAGTACTCGTGGTGCCAGCTGGCACGAAGGCGCAGGCGACTGTTATGCCGCCAAACGCGATTGGTATTCAGCTGATGGCCGCCTTTACAATTTGGGCTTGCGTTTAGCTATTGTTCCAAGAGATTAA
- a CDS encoding sulfatase, which produces MNFALFAKPMNFVFILADDLGIKDLGVEGSTFYETPNLDALAKSSARFTDGYSTCQVCSPSRASIMLGQYPATHGITEYIGAASGLKWKRNNKVMPAEYVHALPAKDITIAEALKEAGYKTFFTGKWHLGNKGSYPEDHGFDINKGGYEKGGPYGNGKDGGFFSPYGNASLEDGPKGENLSERLGMETAKFIEANKDEKFFAYLSFYAVHAPIQTSRTLFKKYQAKAEKMGLTGEKQRFIFDRTQAVRQVQDNPIYAGMMESMDNGVGIVLDKLKELGLAKNTVVIFTSDNGGVSSGDAYATACLPFRGGKGRQWEGGIRQPFYIHVPGLADEEKFVGVPATGADFYPTILDLAGLALKPEQHVDGVSLKAALEGRPMPKRDLFWHYPHFGNQGGEPSSIIRSGNWKLIHYYEDGRNELYKIDDDIGEQNNLAASHPEKAQELAKKLESWLQEKKAKFPEKDKRYDAEKAKQQLAGKQKLVGMEKKHANYLSKEYKGNGKQRSNGYIEAR; this is translated from the coding sequence ATGAATTTTGCGCTGTTCGCAAAGCCGATGAATTTTGTCTTTATTTTGGCCGATGATTTGGGGATCAAAGATCTCGGAGTGGAAGGCAGTACTTTTTATGAAACACCGAATTTAGATGCTTTAGCCAAGAGCTCGGCACGCTTTACGGATGGATACTCAACTTGTCAGGTGTGTTCGCCCTCACGAGCGAGTATTATGTTGGGTCAGTACCCTGCGACACATGGAATCACAGAATATATTGGCGCAGCATCGGGATTAAAATGGAAGCGTAACAATAAAGTGATGCCAGCAGAATATGTGCATGCTTTACCTGCGAAAGATATTACTATTGCAGAAGCTTTGAAGGAAGCTGGCTACAAAACTTTTTTCACGGGGAAGTGGCATCTAGGCAACAAGGGTTCCTACCCAGAGGATCATGGTTTTGATATTAATAAGGGCGGCTACGAAAAGGGAGGCCCTTACGGCAATGGTAAAGACGGAGGTTTTTTCTCGCCCTATGGAAATGCGAGTTTGGAAGATGGGCCGAAGGGTGAAAATTTAAGTGAACGTTTAGGGATGGAGACGGCAAAGTTTATTGAAGCTAACAAAGACGAGAAATTTTTTGCTTACTTATCTTTTTACGCGGTTCACGCTCCGATTCAAACTAGTCGTACTTTGTTTAAAAAGTATCAGGCAAAGGCTGAGAAAATGGGCTTGACTGGAGAGAAGCAGCGTTTTATTTTTGATCGTACTCAAGCGGTTCGCCAAGTACAGGATAATCCTATTTATGCGGGAATGATGGAAAGTATGGACAATGGAGTCGGTATTGTTTTAGATAAACTTAAAGAACTTGGCTTAGCTAAAAATACGGTAGTGATTTTCACGTCTGATAATGGTGGCGTATCATCCGGTGATGCTTATGCAACGGCTTGTCTACCCTTTAGAGGGGGTAAAGGCCGTCAATGGGAAGGCGGAATTCGCCAACCTTTCTACATTCATGTACCTGGCTTGGCAGACGAAGAGAAATTTGTGGGAGTTCCCGCCACGGGAGCCGATTTTTATCCGACAATCCTCGATTTAGCGGGTTTAGCCCTTAAACCTGAACAGCATGTAGATGGGGTGAGTTTAAAAGCGGCACTCGAAGGTCGCCCGATGCCTAAACGAGATCTTTTTTGGCATTATCCCCACTTTGGTAATCAAGGTGGTGAGCCTTCGTCAATCATTCGCTCGGGGAACTGGAAATTAATTCATTATTATGAAGATGGACGCAATGAACTCTATAAGATTGATGATGATATTGGTGAGCAGAATAATCTCGCAGCTAGTCATCCTGAAAAAGCTCAGGAGCTCGCCAAAAAGTTAGAGTCGTGGCTTCAAGAAAAAAAGGCTAAATTCCCAGAAAAAGATAAACGTTATGATGCAGAAAAAGCAAAACAGCAATTGGCGGGGAAGCAAAAGTTAGTTGGCATGGAAAAGAAACATGCCAATTACTTGAGTAAGGAATATAAGGGCAACGGCAAACAGCGCTCTAATGGCTATATAGAAGCTCGTTAA
- a CDS encoding VOC family protein translates to MKARISMVSLGVTDLDRSVKFYKDLGFPLFQALPNAAFFDLNGSWLGLCVRSVLAKDIGMSPEGSGFSAINMAHNVSSEQEVDDLIEEAKNAGAKLIKEPQKAEWGGYHAYFSDPDGHLWEIAYNPFAWIGPED, encoded by the coding sequence TTGAAAGCTAGAATCAGCATGGTCTCACTTGGCGTTACTGATTTAGATCGCTCAGTTAAGTTTTATAAGGATTTGGGCTTCCCTTTATTCCAAGCTTTGCCCAATGCGGCATTTTTTGATTTAAATGGAAGCTGGTTGGGTTTGTGTGTGCGTTCAGTCTTGGCTAAAGATATCGGCATGAGTCCTGAAGGTAGTGGATTTTCGGCTATCAATATGGCACATAATGTAAGCTCTGAACAGGAAGTTGATGACTTAATAGAAGAAGCTAAGAATGCGGGCGCGAAGTTAATCAAAGAGCCCCAGAAAGCTGAATGGGGAGGTTATCATGCCTATTTCTCTGATCCAGATGGTCACTTATGGGAGATCGCTTACAATCCATTTGCTTGGATTGGCCCGGAAGATTAG
- a CDS encoding A/G-specific adenine glycosylase: MQQDFIELIKWSLANYAGLPWRTDERDLYRVLVSEVMLQQTTVGTVLPRYESFFVQFPTLESLAEADEADLALAWKGLGYYRRAQNLYKAVKMIHQSGSDFPEGEEKLQEIPGVGPYTAAALTAIGRNELALAVDGNLQRVLSRYFLIREEQGPKLQKAVQSLMHNKLFAKIIESCGPRKFNEALMDLGRSICKPRNPKCTECSLQSSCKAFHEQCVEEIPHKKEKKKVIISELKLVRVLIRNKSGELLFYKKNKGEWLRDQWELPTIVISSEDKDFKQYPFAKLADYSSEQITTAITRYRIRNHWLEMDELDFRDLGVLTDREFTFLKWPEPQEHISTASEKILRNLNNE; the protein is encoded by the coding sequence ATGCAACAAGATTTTATAGAATTGATCAAGTGGTCCTTAGCTAATTATGCAGGTTTGCCTTGGCGAACCGATGAGCGTGATTTATATCGCGTACTTGTTTCGGAAGTGATGTTACAGCAGACGACAGTTGGAACTGTGTTACCCCGTTATGAAAGTTTTTTTGTACAGTTTCCGACATTAGAATCACTCGCAGAAGCAGACGAGGCGGATTTAGCTTTAGCATGGAAGGGTTTGGGTTATTATCGCCGTGCACAGAACCTCTACAAAGCCGTGAAAATGATTCATCAGTCAGGAAGTGATTTTCCGGAGGGAGAAGAAAAATTACAGGAGATCCCTGGAGTCGGGCCTTATACGGCAGCCGCTTTGACAGCTATTGGTAGAAATGAATTGGCCTTAGCAGTAGATGGGAATTTACAGAGGGTATTGAGCCGTTATTTTTTAATTAGAGAAGAGCAGGGGCCGAAGCTCCAAAAAGCAGTGCAGTCACTTATGCATAATAAACTCTTTGCTAAAATCATAGAATCTTGTGGCCCTCGCAAATTTAATGAGGCCTTGATGGACTTGGGACGATCAATTTGTAAACCCCGCAATCCCAAATGTACTGAATGTAGCTTACAATCTTCCTGTAAAGCCTTTCACGAGCAATGCGTAGAGGAAATCCCCCACAAAAAAGAAAAAAAGAAAGTTATCATTTCTGAACTTAAGTTGGTGCGAGTTTTAATTAGAAATAAATCTGGCGAACTACTCTTTTATAAAAAGAATAAGGGTGAATGGCTGAGGGATCAATGGGAGCTTCCGACAATAGTAATTTCCTCAGAAGATAAAGATTTTAAACAATATCCCTTTGCAAAGCTCGCAGATTATTCCTCGGAACAAATTACCACAGCAATAACCCGTTACCGCATTCGCAATCATTGGTTAGAAATGGATGAGTTAGATTTTCGGGACCTTGGAGTTCTGACCGATCGCGAATTTACTTTTTTAAAATGGCCAGAACCTCAGGAACACATTTCCACGGCCAGCGAAAAAATTCTAAGGAACTTAAATAATGAGTGA
- a CDS encoding cupin domain-containing protein: MINMDFSQACCIHSHNQEWLQSPLAGVWRKPLEREAAEHGHVTSIVKYEANSYFKAHSHPLGEEIFVLEGTFSDETGDFGPGTYIRNPPGSQHKPFSKDGCIIYVKLNQFGEDDLESKRINTLEASWREGIGQLEVMPLHQFNNESITLVKWPAGEIFQPHHHTGGEEIFVISGEFIDEHGSYPQYTWLRSPHNSHHFPRVEKETIILVKTGHLPQ, from the coding sequence ATGATAAACATGGATTTTAGCCAAGCCTGCTGCATTCATAGCCATAATCAAGAATGGTTACAGAGCCCTCTGGCTGGTGTATGGCGGAAGCCACTCGAACGAGAAGCTGCGGAACACGGTCACGTTACGAGCATAGTGAAATACGAAGCTAATTCTTATTTCAAGGCACATTCACACCCACTCGGTGAAGAAATCTTTGTACTTGAAGGTACTTTTTCGGATGAGACTGGCGACTTTGGTCCAGGAACATATATCCGTAATCCTCCGGGAAGTCAGCATAAACCCTTCAGTAAAGATGGCTGTATTATTTACGTTAAACTCAATCAATTTGGCGAAGATGATTTAGAATCCAAACGCATCAATACATTAGAAGCAAGCTGGAGAGAAGGTATTGGCCAACTTGAAGTTATGCCCCTTCATCAATTCAATAATGAAAGCATCACCCTCGTCAAATGGCCTGCAGGTGAAATTTTTCAGCCTCATCACCATACGGGAGGAGAAGAAATATTTGTCATCAGTGGTGAATTCATCGATGAACACGGTAGCTACCCCCAATATACTTGGTTGCGTAGTCCGCATAATAGCCATCATTTTCCGCGCGTCGAAAAAGAAACAATCATTCTAGTTAAAACTGGTCATCTTCCTCAATAA
- a CDS encoding sensor histidine kinase encodes MKADIIDRLSERLKRSELGEEQSFLLHLVREKSSLDTIFNAIREGVIVLDEAHDITYHNQAAQDLLGLTGDAKSQALTKFVPELKIDEMIPSENGFKRQELEISYPEFRHLICTIVKQTEIDGYIIVIHDNTDLHKQSQSHNESEQLRLLTMLAAGVAHELGNPLNSLNIHLQLLSRLMKQITGEDGDEARELLTVASGEIERLDTIIRQFLGALRSDKPEMKAIELTSILREALQFMTKEIEDRDIELETSIPEFTPLIEGDETQLKQAFFNIMKNAIQAMPQGGKLALLCSGDDDFIHVSFADTGGGIDLNKIGKIFNSYKSDRHSGTGLGIFIVEKIIREHGGRLDISSAEDKGTVLTISLPRLGKRIRMISSHTNQEMNHE; translated from the coding sequence TTGAAAGCAGACATCATTGATCGCCTTAGCGAACGACTCAAGCGCTCCGAATTAGGGGAGGAACAATCCTTCCTACTCCATCTCGTACGGGAAAAAAGTTCTCTCGACACTATTTTTAATGCAATTCGTGAAGGCGTCATCGTACTTGATGAAGCGCACGATATCACCTATCACAATCAAGCCGCCCAAGACCTTCTTGGTTTAACTGGTGACGCCAAAAGCCAGGCTCTAACAAAGTTTGTTCCCGAGCTAAAAATCGATGAGATGATTCCCTCTGAGAATGGCTTTAAACGCCAAGAACTAGAGATTTCTTATCCTGAATTTCGTCACTTGATTTGCACCATAGTGAAGCAAACTGAAATAGATGGCTACATCATTGTCATTCACGATAATACCGACTTACATAAGCAAAGTCAGTCTCATAATGAAAGCGAACAACTTCGTCTATTGACTATGCTGGCGGCTGGCGTGGCTCATGAACTGGGTAATCCTTTGAATAGCTTAAATATTCATCTACAACTTTTGAGTCGTTTAATGAAGCAGATCACTGGTGAAGATGGTGATGAGGCTAGAGAGCTGCTCACCGTGGCCTCCGGAGAAATTGAACGTTTAGACACCATCATTCGACAATTCTTAGGGGCTTTACGCTCAGATAAGCCTGAAATGAAAGCTATTGAATTAACTTCTATTCTACGTGAAGCTCTACAATTTATGACCAAGGAAATTGAAGACCGTGACATTGAACTAGAAACCTCGATACCAGAATTCACGCCCCTCATAGAAGGTGATGAGACTCAACTAAAACAAGCTTTTTTTAATATCATGAAAAATGCCATCCAAGCCATGCCTCAGGGAGGCAAATTAGCCTTACTCTGTTCTGGTGATGATGATTTCATCCACGTTAGCTTTGCCGATACCGGCGGGGGCATTGACCTCAATAAAATCGGAAAAATCTTTAACTCTTACAAGAGCGATCGTCACAGCGGGACTGGCCTTGGTATTTTTATTGTCGAAAAAATCATTAGGGAACATGGAGGCAGATTAGATATTAGTTCTGCCGAAGATAAAGGAACGGTGCTCACCATTTCATTACCCCGCTTAGGAAAACGCATTCGTATGATTAGTTCCCATACTAACCAAGAGATGAACCATGAATAA
- a CDS encoding sigma-54-dependent transcriptional regulator produces MNKNKILIVDDEIHTCQGLARALKCEWETFTASNGKEAIKIFAENPVDIILTDVKMPGMNGIELLRKLKEIRPEVPAIVMSAYNETETVVDAVKAGAYDFITKPFRLDDLDGVLKTAVQSGSSLQLPSKNLALPIQVPAPSQKAKGSKHTPQIIYQSAIMENLLRMVQQIAPARSSVLITGESGTGKEVIANAIHAASKRSKKAFIAVHCAALNANLFESELFGHEKGSFTGANERRIGRFEAADGGTLFLDEIGEIDAATQVKLLRILESRSFERVGGSETLYSDVRLLAATNRDLRKMVLAGEFREDLYYRLDVINLEIPPLRDRREDIPALLQYSLISSVEDNQLQVKGFTADAMARLCSYDWPGNVRELRNVVERMAVLSQHEYIDLPNLPDHVLLGEGHMREQTKIEEKDKALDVAENEKVLILKALKESNNNRTLAAERLGMSRRTLHRRLKQFGIT; encoded by the coding sequence ATGAATAAAAACAAAATACTCATCGTCGATGACGAGATCCATACTTGCCAAGGCTTAGCTCGTGCCCTTAAATGTGAATGGGAGACTTTCACTGCATCCAACGGCAAAGAAGCTATCAAAATCTTCGCAGAAAATCCAGTCGATATCATTTTAACTGATGTGAAAATGCCCGGTATGAATGGCATTGAACTTTTGCGCAAACTCAAAGAGATTCGCCCAGAAGTCCCCGCCATTGTCATGAGTGCCTATAACGAAACGGAAACCGTTGTTGATGCGGTGAAAGCTGGCGCCTATGATTTCATCACCAAACCCTTTCGTCTCGATGACCTCGATGGAGTTCTAAAAACGGCGGTTCAAAGTGGCTCAAGCTTACAGCTGCCCTCCAAAAATCTCGCCCTACCAATACAAGTCCCTGCTCCTTCTCAAAAAGCCAAAGGCTCGAAACATACTCCTCAGATCATCTATCAATCCGCGATCATGGAAAACCTGCTGCGTATGGTACAGCAGATTGCACCTGCACGTTCATCAGTCCTTATTACTGGTGAAAGTGGCACCGGCAAAGAAGTTATTGCCAATGCTATCCATGCTGCGAGTAAGCGTTCTAAAAAAGCTTTTATTGCTGTTCATTGTGCCGCTCTGAATGCCAATCTCTTTGAAAGTGAACTCTTTGGTCACGAGAAAGGTTCCTTCACTGGCGCGAATGAAAGACGTATCGGACGTTTTGAAGCTGCCGATGGGGGCACACTTTTCCTTGATGAAATCGGCGAAATCGACGCCGCAACGCAAGTCAAGTTGTTGCGTATATTAGAGAGCCGTTCTTTCGAACGCGTAGGCGGAAGCGAAACACTCTATTCCGACGTCAGACTCCTGGCTGCTACCAATCGCGATTTACGCAAAATGGTCCTAGCTGGCGAATTCCGTGAAGACCTTTACTATCGTCTTGATGTCATCAACCTCGAAATCCCACCTTTGCGGGATAGACGTGAAGATATCCCTGCTCTACTTCAATATAGCTTAATCTCTTCTGTCGAGGATAATCAATTGCAGGTCAAAGGCTTTACTGCCGATGCCATGGCACGACTTTGTTCCTATGATTGGCCTGGCAATGTTCGCGAACTACGCAATGTCGTCGAACGCATGGCAGTACTTAGCCAACATGAATATATTGACCTCCCCAATTTACCCGATCACGTACTGCTCGGTGAAGGTCATATGAGGGAGCAAACAAAAATAGAAGAAAAAGACAAGGCACTTGATGTGGCAGAAAATGAAAAAGTACTTATTTTGAAAGCCCTCAAAGAATCTAACAACAACCGCACACTTGCAGCGGAACGCCTCGGCATGAGCCGACGTACTCTGCATCGTCGCCTTAAGCAATTTGGAATCACCTAA
- the coaD gene encoding pantetheine-phosphate adenylyltransferase has translation MSKEKIAIYPGSFDPLTFGHLDVIQRAAELFDKLIVLVAVNASKQAHFSLDERRGHITAICQHIPNIEVHSFSGLLVNALNEYEACAVVRGLRSISDFEYEIHMAMMNRDLNPNCETVFLMPSPETSFVSSRMIREIAKLGGDITKFVPTIIADALKEKYHAPSCPSDK, from the coding sequence ATGTCTAAAGAAAAAATAGCTATCTATCCCGGCTCATTCGATCCGCTGACTTTTGGTCATTTAGATGTTATCCAAAGAGCCGCAGAACTCTTTGACAAACTCATTGTGCTCGTCGCCGTCAATGCCTCCAAGCAAGCTCATTTCAGCCTGGACGAGCGTCGCGGACACATCACTGCAATCTGTCAACACATCCCCAATATAGAAGTCCATTCATTTAGTGGTCTACTAGTAAACGCTCTCAATGAATATGAGGCATGCGCCGTTGTTCGTGGACTCCGCTCTATTTCCGATTTTGAATATGAAATCCACATGGCAATGATGAATCGCGACCTCAACCCCAATTGTGAAACAGTATTTTTAATGCCCAGTCCTGAGACTTCATTTGTATCTTCGAGAATGATACGTGAAATCGCAAAACTCGGCGGAGATATTACAAAATTTGTTCCCACCATCATTGCTGATGCCTTAAAGGAGAAATATCATGCCCCTTCATGCCCTTCAGATAAATAA